CTTAGGAGACAACTTGAAGAGCTCAAGAAAAGACTGGAAGTTTTGGAGGAAAGCATAGATCCCGTTGACGAGGTAATGTTATCCATAAAGGCCAGGCTCAAGAGGAAACTTGAGACTCTCCCAGATATAGATGAAGAAAAAGCTGCAAAAATGTTGAAAGCTCTTGCAAATCCCGACAGAATAAAAATACTCAAGATGCTCTCTGAAAAGCCGATGAGCTTTAAGGAGATAAAAGAGGCTTTAGGAGTTGAAAGTCCGACGGTTTCTCATCACTTAAAGCTCCTTCTCAGGACTAAAATGGTCAGGAAGGTGGAGAAGTATGAGATAACTTCGGATGGAAGTTTATTTTTGAGGCTTCTCGCGATAATATCTGCTCTCGAAGAAGAGGAAGGTGAGGAAAATGTTTGAAGAAGAAGGTTTGAGATTTAGGATAAGAGAATATCTCAAGGGGATAGCAGCCCTACTCTTAGTAATTTGGTTGTTTAGAGGATGGATAGGCCTAGAAAAATACAACTACTACATGGTCTGGGGAATAGTTATACTGATAATACTCGTGGAGCTCCTGGGGGTAGGGAGGTGGTTTGGTGTTACATTAGGGGGAATAGTGTTCTCGCTGGCAAAGGCTGCATTCCTAATAGCAGTGTTCTTGTACGTTGGAAAGTGGCTTGGAGTTCCCGAAAACTTTCCAATTACACCAAAAATGGCTTTTGGATACTTCATAGTCCTCTCAATAGCAGCTCTATTCGTGTCCAGCTTCAGCACTCCAAAAATTACGAAAAAGGAAGATCTAATTCCAAAAATAGAGAGGAAAGCCTATGAATTCCATGAGGTATCCATTGAGGATATAAGACTCTTCGGGGAGGGGAAAGCATATCCTCTGAAATTCGGAAGGAAAAAAGTTGGATGGGCATTGGAAGGGGATGTGAACATTGAAGTGAAAACCCCACTCGGAAGAATAAGAAGGAGACTATTTGCCCCAGTGGTTGTGTGGGCTCCGATAGAGATTAAGGGAAAGAAAGCTTCCCCGAATGAGAACTTTATCCTGACAACTGAATCTCTTTTGATGTCAAAATCATTTACGAAGAAGGAAGAAGTTCTAGACTTTGGAATATTTAAGTTGTATGAGGGAAATGGCATATCCTATGTGAAGATGCCCTTCCTGGAGGTTATTGAAACTCCAACTGGAGAGGAAGTGAAAATAGGGCCAATAAAGATCAGAGAGGGCAGTCCAATAAAGCCGAGTAAAGATATGATAACCATAAAGGAGCTACGGAATGGATTCCAGCTTACAAAAGTTGGAGACAACATAACGATAATCACGGATGAGTATAAGATAGACATCAGCAATGACAGAATATTATA
This is a stretch of genomic DNA from Pyrococcus sp. ST04. It encodes these proteins:
- a CDS encoding helix-turn-helix transcriptional regulator — translated: MEDLRRQLEELKKRLEVLEESIDPVDEVMLSIKARLKRKLETLPDIDEEKAAKMLKALANPDRIKILKMLSEKPMSFKEIKEALGVESPTVSHHLKLLLRTKMVRKVEKYEITSDGSLFLRLLAIISALEEEEGEENV